One part of the Anaerolineales bacterium genome encodes these proteins:
- a CDS encoding ABC transporter ATP-binding protein: MSYAIRVEGLGKQYRLGGSQQAYSTLGERLGAAVTWPVRLLKGELRDRAEKVWALRDVTFDVKQGQVLGVVGRNGAGKSTLLKILSRVTDPTTGFAEINGRVGSLLEVGTGFHPELSGRENIFLNGAVLGMQRSEIAKKFDEIVEFAGVDKFIDTAVKHYSSGMYLRLAFSVAAHLEPEILVVDEVLAVGDAEFQRKCLGKMSDVAAAGRTVLFVSHNMSAILRLTEECIVMERGQLAFRAPTREAVDYYMSSSFQKNGERSWGADQVPADAAPFAPVALRVKDASGSVVETAQSRQPLEIEFEYTLAQPIQGLRVGIYLQSMRGEVILTSFDTDDPAAFEKYGTREAGRYISRAVIPANFLNEGQYLLGVNASAFRVRRYFWDERALAFTVDAMGAPGMHWPEPRQGFVRPQLDWTIDRVGAA, translated from the coding sequence ATGAGCTACGCCATTCGTGTTGAAGGGTTAGGCAAGCAGTACCGTCTGGGCGGCAGCCAACAGGCCTACAGCACCCTGGGCGAACGCCTGGGCGCGGCGGTCACCTGGCCGGTGCGCCTACTCAAGGGCGAGCTGCGCGACCGCGCCGAGAAGGTGTGGGCGTTGCGCGACGTGACCTTTGACGTCAAACAGGGCCAGGTGCTGGGCGTGGTTGGCCGCAACGGCGCGGGCAAAAGCACGCTGCTCAAGATCCTTTCGCGCGTCACTGACCCCACTACGGGCTTTGCCGAGATCAATGGCCGCGTTGGCTCCCTGTTGGAAGTAGGTACGGGCTTCCATCCAGAGCTTAGCGGCCGCGAGAATATTTTCCTCAATGGCGCCGTGCTGGGTATGCAGCGCAGCGAGATCGCCAAGAAGTTTGACGAGATCGTCGAATTTGCCGGCGTCGATAAATTCATCGATACTGCCGTCAAGCACTATTCCAGCGGCATGTACCTGCGTTTGGCCTTCTCGGTCGCGGCGCACCTGGAGCCTGAGATCCTGGTGGTAGACGAAGTGCTGGCGGTGGGCGATGCTGAGTTCCAGCGCAAATGCCTGGGCAAAATGAGCGATGTAGCCGCGGCGGGCCGCACGGTGCTGTTTGTCAGCCACAACATGTCCGCCATTCTGCGCCTGACTGAAGAATGCATCGTGATGGAGCGCGGCCAGCTCGCCTTCCGCGCTCCCACGCGTGAAGCGGTGGACTATTACATGTCTTCCAGCTTCCAGAAGAACGGTGAGCGCAGCTGGGGCGCGGATCAAGTGCCAGCGGATGCTGCGCCGTTTGCGCCCGTAGCGCTGCGCGTCAAAGACGCCAGCGGCAGCGTGGTGGAGACGGCGCAATCGCGCCAGCCACTGGAAATTGAGTTTGAGTACACACTGGCCCAGCCGATTCAAGGCCTGCGCGTTGGTATTTATCTGCAAAGCATGCGCGGCGAGGTCATCCTCACTTCGTTTGATACCGATGACCCGGCTGCCTTCGAAAAGTACGGCACGCGTGAAGCGGGTCGCTACATCAGCCGTGCCGTAATCCCGGCCAACTTCCTGAACGAAGGCCAGTACCTACTGGGCGTCAACGCCAGCGCCTTCCGTGTGCGCCGATATTTTTGGGATGAGCGCGCGTTGGCCTTTACCGTGGACGCCATGGGGGCCCCAGGCATGCACTGGCCGGAGCCGCGCCAAGGCTTTGTGCGCCCGCAGCTTGACTGGACTATTGACCGCGTGGGAGCCGCCTGA